In Chaetodon trifascialis isolate fChaTrf1 chromosome 23, fChaTrf1.hap1, whole genome shotgun sequence, the following proteins share a genomic window:
- the tnfsf12 gene encoding tumor necrosis factor ligand superfamily member 12 has product MHRILQRRRVRKLRVVWASLALVALSLAACSALFTAWTWRQTRDLSQSFKILQDRLEQVNTQRKAIVQLILEKRELLVGQRVKRDGGTVRGRNGNGKKAASHFEITKVSSQQVGEGGVIKGWEERTLNMSKAVRYNKEQGTFTVEKAGVYFLFCQVLFNEQQSQYVKLDVVTSGQRPQKLQCMEGYGTTPSAGPHPFHFLKPCQVSGLLRLDKGTELQAITGSSFRLHTVGNPSASPHIFSIFKVN; this is encoded by the exons ATGCATCGGATTCTGCAGAGGAGGCGAGTGCGCAAGCTGCGGGTCGTCTGGGCTTCTCTGGCCCTGGTGGCTCTGTCTCTGGCCGCATGCAGCGCGCTGTTTACGGCGTGGACTTGGCGACAAACGCGGGACCTGTCTCAATCCTTTAAGATCCTGCAAGACCGACTGGAGCAG GTCAATACACAGAGGAAGGCCATTGTTCAGCTCATTCTGGAGAAGAGAGAGCTGCTGGTGGggcagagagtgaagagagacg GGGGGACGGTGCGAGGAAGGaatggaaatggaaagaaagcGGCGTCTCATTTTGAGA TAACCAAAGTCTCCTCTCAGCAAG tgggagAGGGTGGCGTGATAAAGGGTTGGGAAGAGAGGACGCTGAATATGAGCAAGGCGGTGAGGTACAACAAGGAACAAGGCACCTTCACTGTGGAGAAAGCGGGCGTCTACTTCCTGTTCTGCCAG GTGTTGTTCAACGAGCAGCAGTCTCAGTATGTGAAGCTGGATGTGGTGACCAGCGGCCAGAGGCCTCAGAAGCTGCAGTGCATGGAGGGTTACGGGACGACCCCCTCCGCCGGGCCGCACCCTTTCCACTTCCTGAAGCCCTGCCAGGTGTCCGGCCTGCTGCGGCTGGACAAAGGCACGGAGCTGCAGGCCATCACGGGCTCGTCCTTCAGACTCCACACCGTGGGCAACCCTTCAGCCTCGCCTCACATCTTCAGCATCTTTAAAGTCAACTGA
- the sat2a.1 gene encoding thialysine N-epsilon-acetyltransferase, with translation MTMEYAIRAANVEDCKDIARMIVELAEYEKVADQVKITQRDLEQDGFSKNPFFHGIVAEVPEQHKTKEGHTKIGYALYFYSYSSWVGRAIYMEDLYVMPDFRGKGIGKALMSKVAQLGLAAGCNQLNFTVLDWNKSSLDFYLSQGCFDVTASKGYHLMRCEGEALQHLAQP, from the exons ATGACCATGGAGTACGCCATCCGTGCAGCCAACGTGGAGGACTGCAAAGACATCGCGAGGATGATCGTG GAACTGGCCGAATATGAGAAAGTAGCAGACCAGGTGAAAATCACACAGAGAG ACTTGGAGCAGGACGGCTTCTCCAAGAACCCGTTCTTCCACGGGATCGTCGCTGAGGTGCCAGAACAGCACAAAACCAAAGAAG GCCATACGAAGATAGGTTATGCACTTTACTTCTACTCCTACAGCTCATGGGTGGGCAGAGCCATTTATATGGAGGACTTATATGTGATGCCTGATTTCAGAG GGAAGGGTATTGGTAAAGCACTTATGAGCAAGGTAGCACAG CTGGGCCTGGCTGCCGGCTGCAACCAGCTCAACTTCACCGTCCTGGACTGGAACAAATCATCTCTGGACTTTTACCTCAGCCAGGGCTGTTTTGATGTCACGGCTAGCAAGGGCTACCACCTCATGCGCTGCGAGGGAGAGGCGCTGCAGCACCTGGCCCAGCCCTAA